The genomic segment TCGCACGTCATGGGCGGCTTCTCGACGATGACCACCGTCTCCCTGAACACGACGTTCATGCGGCCGGTCAAATCCGGCGACGTACTCGTGACAGCAAAGGTCAAACGCCGCGGCCGCAACCTCGTCTTCGGCGAAATCGACCTGCACGACGAACAGGGCGAGCTCGCCGCCCACGCCACCACCACCTACGCGCTCATCAACAAGTAAATGTTCGACCAGGTCGTATTCGCCGGCGGCGGCAACCGCTGCTGGTGGCAAGCCGGTTTCTGGGACATCGTCCGGCCGGAACTGAAC from the Caballeronia sp. NK8 genome contains:
- a CDS encoding PaaI family thioesterase produces the protein MDETAIRALLDSILAPWVKELHLAPESIDENAVTLRLPYSDHLRHAGGVICGQVFMAAADTAMVVAISHVMGGFSTMTTVSLNTTFMRPVKSGDVLVTAKVKRRGRNLVFGEIDLHDEQGELAAHATTTYALINK